A stretch of the Deltaproteobacteria bacterium genome encodes the following:
- a CDS encoding FMN-binding protein yields the protein MIRTLGLVFVIWIILMALTFGDQQVFAKELMTTKDFLKKELSSSAKMTKETFPLAAAELNSLKSIAPDSDDQSITFYYGKQADGKLDKACTILPQKGKEGPIIAGVCFSPSGLIASVTILQHQEERGMGIEEQSFLKQFNGKKVSDGFVLGQDVNGISGATWSSKAMAEVTRKASFAFKTFVGEKK from the coding sequence GTGATTCGAACTTTAGGTCTCGTTTTCGTAATTTGGATTATCCTGATGGCTTTGACCTTTGGCGACCAACAAGTGTTTGCGAAGGAATTAATGACCACAAAAGATTTTTTAAAAAAAGAACTCTCGAGCTCCGCGAAAATGACGAAAGAAACCTTCCCGCTTGCCGCGGCCGAACTGAACTCATTGAAATCCATCGCGCCTGACTCGGATGATCAGTCGATTACCTTCTACTACGGCAAACAAGCGGACGGGAAACTCGACAAGGCCTGCACAATTCTTCCCCAGAAGGGTAAAGAGGGGCCGATTATCGCAGGTGTTTGTTTTTCTCCAAGTGGACTTATCGCGAGTGTGACGATCTTGCAGCACCAAGAAGAGCGCGGAATGGGCATCGAGGAGCAAAGTTTTCTAAAGCAATTCAACGGGAAAAAAGTCAGCGATGGATTTGTTTTAGGCCAGGACGTTAACGGGATCAGCGGCGCAACATGGTCTTCGAAGGCGATGGCCGAAGTAACTAGAAAAGCAAGTTTTGCATTTAAAACCTTTGTCGGAGAAAAAAAATGA
- a CDS encoding FAD:protein FMN transferase: MIFWFGFLLAGLVGCSTAPVFCESQQSFLSMGSVFELQLKSTRENQCNQDQNETLYLWIQDTLTRLDQELSLYQPQSALSRLNKHGKVEAVSDDFLKVLNLSIDSQRKTHGVFDVTLLSAINSMKNGRLPSRKLVGPGLVKISDRSISFKQKGVEITFDGIAKGYAVDKVSEHLEALGYRNYLVNFSGNMRWRGRRADNGFWAISMWNPVTKNTIPLEGTESGAIATSGPEHRGKHIMDPRDFSFPELYSSVSAIGPSAAICDVLSTTLYALDEKTADTMLKIEYSDYKVWRVLNKN, encoded by the coding sequence GTGATTTTCTGGTTTGGTTTTTTGCTTGCGGGGCTGGTCGGTTGTTCGACCGCCCCTGTTTTTTGCGAGTCGCAACAGTCTTTTTTAAGCATGGGCTCGGTTTTCGAACTTCAATTGAAAAGCACACGCGAAAATCAATGCAATCAAGATCAGAACGAGACTCTGTATCTCTGGATACAAGACACCCTCACACGGCTAGACCAAGAGTTGAGTTTGTATCAACCGCAAAGTGCCCTCTCGAGGCTCAACAAGCACGGCAAGGTCGAGGCGGTCAGTGATGATTTTCTAAAAGTGTTAAACCTCTCGATCGATAGCCAGCGCAAAACTCATGGCGTGTTCGACGTCACTTTGCTCTCCGCAATCAACTCTATGAAAAACGGCCGTCTCCCTTCGCGCAAGCTCGTTGGTCCTGGATTGGTGAAGATCTCTGACCGCAGTATTTCCTTTAAGCAGAAGGGAGTCGAAATCACATTTGACGGAATCGCAAAAGGCTATGCCGTAGATAAGGTTTCCGAGCACCTAGAAGCCCTCGGTTACCGCAACTACCTGGTGAATTTTTCCGGAAACATGCGGTGGCGTGGACGCCGGGCCGACAATGGATTTTGGGCTATCTCGATGTGGAATCCGGTAACCAAAAATACGATACCACTTGAGGGTACCGAAAGCGGCGCGATCGCGACCTCTGGTCCTGAACATCGTGGAAAACATATCATGGATCCGCGAGATTTCAGCTTCCCCGAGCTCTATTCTTCGGTCTCCGCCATCGGTCCATCGGCTGCGATCTGCGACGTACTTTCGACCACGCTATATGCCCTCGATGAAAAAACGGCCGACACGATGCTCAAAATTGAGTATTCCGATTACAAAGTATGGCGAGTCTTAAACAAAAACTGA
- a CDS encoding DUF4423 domain-containing protein gives MNLFSIVDYRSLVETCAKGQGDRGTRTRLARAAACSPSWLTRVLAGTVHLTPDQALGIAVHLHLSEAETDYFLLLVDQERAATPAMKKRLQVRIDRLRRDGKKLAPSVKVDSKVSEEGAIKYYSSWVNAAVHVACMIKAQSPKDLSEILNLPVKQITKTLRELGQLGLLTASGDTWSANSKNVHLPATHPIARLTHTLWRNRTNQFLQESHDDGLHYSAIHCLSKSDVDKIQETLTDCILKTRQKINESPSETLVVFCLDWYRLEQ, from the coding sequence ATGAATCTATTTTCGATTGTCGACTACAGATCCCTCGTGGAGACCTGTGCCAAGGGCCAGGGTGATCGCGGCACCCGCACCAGGCTCGCGAGGGCCGCCGCATGCAGTCCTTCCTGGCTAACGCGGGTCCTAGCCGGTACTGTTCACCTGACCCCGGATCAGGCGTTGGGAATTGCTGTCCACTTACACTTGTCTGAAGCCGAAACCGACTATTTTTTATTGTTGGTCGATCAAGAGCGCGCAGCAACTCCCGCCATGAAAAAAAGACTTCAGGTGCGAATTGATAGATTGCGACGTGATGGAAAAAAGCTCGCCCCTTCTGTTAAGGTGGATTCAAAAGTAAGCGAAGAGGGCGCGATAAAGTACTACTCCAGCTGGGTCAATGCTGCGGTTCATGTGGCCTGCATGATCAAAGCTCAGTCACCGAAGGACCTTTCTGAGATATTAAATTTGCCGGTCAAACAGATTACAAAGACATTGCGTGAGCTTGGCCAATTGGGCCTTTTGACAGCTAGTGGCGATACTTGGAGTGCGAATTCAAAAAATGTTCACCTTCCAGCAACTCATCCGATTGCTCGACTCACACATACTCTTTGGCGCAATCGCACGAACCAGTTTTTACAAGAGAGTCACGACGATGGACTTCATTACTCCGCGATTCACTGTCTTTCCAAGTCCGACGTCGACAAGATTCAAGAGACGCTTACGGATTGCATCTTGAAAACTCGGCAAAAGATTAATGAATCACCAAGTGAAACACTGGTGGTTTTCTGTCTGGATTGGTATCGCCTGGAGCAATAG
- a CDS encoding DUF333 domain-containing protein, giving the protein MRFKIGFLSVLALSALTSISTPVFARGGGSSVGPANPAAMNCLVLGGELENYTTEAGENANCVIEEWTLFKEMNDRGLVKPHQYGPGVGMPNPAAVNCIDIGGDLRAEAMPTGETSTFCVVEQWTLFNTIDAVTGR; this is encoded by the coding sequence ATGAGATTCAAAATCGGTTTTCTAAGTGTTTTGGCACTTAGCGCTCTTACTAGTATTTCTACCCCAGTCTTCGCCCGCGGCGGTGGCTCTAGCGTGGGTCCCGCAAACCCTGCTGCGATGAACTGTCTCGTTCTTGGCGGCGAGCTTGAGAACTACACGACTGAAGCCGGAGAAAATGCAAACTGCGTGATTGAAGAATGGACCTTGTTCAAAGAAATGAATGACCGGGGACTCGTCAAACCACATCAATATGGACCAGGAGTCGGTATGCCGAATCCGGCAGCCGTGAATTGCATCGACATAGGGGGCGACCTTCGAGCGGAGGCGATGCCGACTGGCGAAACCAGCACTTTCTGTGTCGTCGAACAATGGACACTGTTCAATACGATAGATGCTGTGACAGGTCGTTAA